CGAGGGTGGCTCCCGGCCTGTCGCTGTACACCATGCCGATCACGCTGGTGTCGCTCTCCAGCGTGCAGCCGGCCGTCTTGCAGACGAAGCGGAGGTCCCCCTTTCGGTCCTTGCGCTCGTCCGGATCGTCGATGTCCACCGAGTTCTTCTCGTCCAGCCACGTCTGGGGGTACGCCTCGGGTTGCGACGTCCCCGGCGCGGTCGAGGACGGCTGAGCCGACGTCGACGTCCGGCTGTCCGCCCCCACGTCCGTCTCGGCCCCCGCCTCCGTCCCGGCCCCCGGCGTCGCTGTGGACCCGGACCCCGACGCGGACGACGATGACGACGCCGACGACCCGGCCGCGTCCCGGTCGCCCGACCCGTCCGCCGCGTCCATGACCATCCACGTCAACCCGGCCAGCAGCAGAGCGAGCGCGGTCGCGGCCGCCGTGATCAGCGCGGCACGTCTTCGGCGCGAGCGCCGCTGCTCCGGCGCCGCCGGATGCGGTCGCGTGACCACCGGCAGCGTGTGCACCGGAGTGGGGTCGGGGACCGGAGAGGGCACCATGACCTGCGGCCCCATGACCTCCCGCCAGACGGCCGGTCCCGCCCCCGCGTCGGCGTCCCGGCCCAGCCGCTGCCGGCACCACTCGACGACCTCCGCCGGGGTGGCCCGGTCCTGGGGATCGGCGGCCAGGCACCGGGCGATCAGCGGCCGCAGCTGCGCGGGCAGCGCGGACAGGTCGGGTGCGTCGTGCACGATCCGGTACAGCACGCTGACCGCGGAGCCCTCCCCGTACAGCGGCTTGCCCAGCGCCGCGAACGCCGCCGTCTGGCCCAGCGCGAAGACGTCGGTCGCCGCCGTGACCTCACCGGCGGTCGCCTGCTCGGGCGCCATGTACTGGGGCGTGCCGACGGCGGCCCCCGTGGCGGTGTGCGAGGTGACGTCGGAGGCCAGCGAGATGCCGAAGTCGATCACCCGCGGGCCGTCGGCGGCCAGCAGCACGTTCGACGGCTTCAGGTCCCGGTGCACGATCCCGGCACCGTGGATGGCCTGGAGCGCCTCGGCCACCCCCGCCATCAGCCACAGCACCGCCGGCGTCGGCAGCGGGCCGCGCCGGTGGACGGCCTCCGCCAGGGAGGGCCCGGGCACGTACAGCGTGGCCAGCCAGGGCGGTACGCCGGCCGCGTCGGCGTCGATCAGCTCGGCGGTGTACGCGCCCCGGACCCGCCGGGCCGCCTCCACCTCCCGGCGGAACCGCCGCACGAAGTCCGGGTCGTCGGCCAGTTCCGGCCGCACCACCTTGATCGCCACCGGCCGCCCGCCCTGGGTGTGCGACAGATAGACCCGGCCCATGCCCCCCGCGCCCAGCCGGGCCGCCAGACGGTAACCGGCCACCAGAGGCGGATCGTCCGCCTGGAGTGGCTGGAACGCCTCAGTCACCTCGGTCATCGGTCTGCTTCCCCCGTTCTACTGGTCAACCGACGAGTTGACCAACGGCAGCAGCCTAAGCGAACCCCCCCTCGTCCAGACCGTCGTCGAGACCCTCGTCCAGCTCCAGTTCGAAGGTGTTGAATGCCATCGCCAGCAGTCCGTAGGCCCCGACCGTGAAGACGAGGTCCATCAGCTGGTGCTCGTCCAGCTCCTTCGCCAGTTCCTCGTACGTCGTGTCCGAGAGCGTGGAGGCGGCGTCCAGTTCGTCGACGGCACGGTTCAGCAGGGTGCCCACGCCGGCCCGGACTTCCGCCAACTCCTCTTCGGTCACTCCTGCCTGACGTCCCATCAGCACATGCTGCGCCCACTCGTAGCCGCACCGCCGCCGCCAGGCGACCCGCAGGACGACCAGCTCTCGCGTCTTCGGCGGCAGCGAACTACGCATCAGCAGGTGGGTGTTGAAGGTGAGGAACGCCTTCGCGAGCCTCGGGTGGCGCACCAGCAGCCCGAGGGCGTTGGACGGGGGCACCCGGCGTCCGCCCGTGAGCGGCTTCAGCGCCTCGGCGTCCCACTCCTCGTACGGAACGGGCGGCAGCCTGGTCATGTGTTGCGGCCCCCGTTCACGCCCAGGATCTGGCCGGTGATGTAGCCGGCCTCCTCCGACGCGAGGAAGGCGCAGGCGGCCGCGATGTCCTCGGGCAGCCCGACCCGGCGTACCGGAGTGCGGGCGATGTGGTCCTCGATGGAGCCGCCGAGCCGCTGCTCCTGTTCGGCGGTGCGCAGCATCGGGGTGTCGACGAAGCCCGGCGGGATCGCGTTGACCGTGATGCCGCGCGGGCCCAGCTCCAGCGCGAGGGACTTGGTGAGCCCGTTCACCGCGGACTTGGCGGCGACGTAGTGGGCCATGAACGGCTGGCCGGAGTGCGTGCTGGAGGAGGAGATGTTGACGATCCGGCCCCAGTGGGCCTCCCACATGTCCGGCAGGGCGGACTGCACGCAGTGGAAGACGCCGTTGAGGTTGATGTCGACGACCCGCTGCCACTCCGCGAAGGACAGCGCGCCGAAGCGCGTGAAGCCGTCCTTGCCCGCCGCGTTGACCAGTA
This window of the Streptomyces sp. NBC_01275 genome carries:
- a CDS encoding serine/threonine-protein kinase: MTEVTEAFQPLQADDPPLVAGYRLAARLGAGGMGRVYLSHTQGGRPVAIKVVRPELADDPDFVRRFRREVEAARRVRGAYTAELIDADAAGVPPWLATLYVPGPSLAEAVHRRGPLPTPAVLWLMAGVAEALQAIHGAGIVHRDLKPSNVLLAADGPRVIDFGISLASDVTSHTATGAAVGTPQYMAPEQATAGEVTAATDVFALGQTAAFAALGKPLYGEGSAVSVLYRIVHDAPDLSALPAQLRPLIARCLAADPQDRATPAEVVEWCRQRLGRDADAGAGPAVWREVMGPQVMVPSPVPDPTPVHTLPVVTRPHPAAPEQRRSRRRRAALITAAATALALLLAGLTWMVMDAADGSGDRDAAGSSASSSSSASGSGSTATPGAGTEAGAETDVGADSRTSTSAQPSSTAPGTSQPEAYPQTWLDEKNSVDIDDPDERKDRKGDLRFVCKTAGCTLESDTSVIGMVYSDRPGATLDTCRVVLTGSKEHSLPLAAAAAGSEICVKDPAGDIALLVVQVKSTALWDTPGISFLSADMTLWRAS
- a CDS encoding carboxymuconolactone decarboxylase family protein, with the protein product MTRLPPVPYEEWDAEALKPLTGGRRVPPSNALGLLVRHPRLAKAFLTFNTHLLMRSSLPPKTRELVVLRVAWRRRCGYEWAQHVLMGRQAGVTEEELAEVRAGVGTLLNRAVDELDAASTLSDTTYEELAKELDEHQLMDLVFTVGAYGLLAMAFNTFELELDEGLDDGLDEGGFA
- a CDS encoding SDR family NAD(P)-dependent oxidoreductase: MSPATEATAAAGATTARTAVVTGGASGIGRAIARRLAADGLKVAVLDIAPTEEGYGLTVDVTDRAQVDKAMDAVRERLGPVSVLVNAAGKDGFTRFGALSFAEWQRVVDINLNGVFHCVQSALPDMWEAHWGRIVNISSSSTHSGQPFMAHYVAAKSAVNGLTKSLALELGPRGITVNAIPPGFVDTPMLRTAEQEQRLGGSIEDHIARTPVRRVGLPEDIAAACAFLASEEAGYITGQILGVNGGRNT